Proteins from a genomic interval of Chryseobacterium indologenes:
- the pdxH gene encoding pyridoxamine 5'-phosphate oxidase, with protein sequence MENLHDKRKVYEKSQLIESEIKQNPIEQFRDWFLEASESAVISEANAMAVSTMEEDGCPRTRMVLLKAYTHEGFIFYTNYDSRKGKAIASNHKACLHFFWPNLERQIIIKANLEKVAENLSDGYFHSRPKGSQLGAVASPQSQVIPNKEFLEERLKDLEKKYENSEVPRPENWGGYIAKPYEIEFWQGRPNRLHDRIIYQLENLDWKISRLAP encoded by the coding sequence ATGGAAAACCTGCATGACAAAAGAAAAGTGTATGAGAAATCCCAACTTATTGAAAGTGAGATAAAACAAAATCCCATAGAGCAGTTCAGGGATTGGTTTTTGGAGGCAAGTGAGAGTGCTGTGATCTCTGAAGCAAATGCTATGGCTGTTTCTACAATGGAAGAAGATGGTTGTCCGAGAACAAGAATGGTGTTGCTTAAGGCTTATACTCATGAAGGATTTATTTTTTATACCAATTATGACAGCAGAAAAGGAAAGGCGATAGCAAGCAACCATAAGGCGTGTCTTCATTTCTTCTGGCCCAATCTGGAGAGACAGATTATTATCAAAGCAAACCTGGAAAAAGTAGCTGAAAACTTAAGTGACGGATATTTTCATTCAAGACCGAAAGGAAGCCAGCTGGGAGCAGTGGCCTCTCCACAGAGTCAGGTGATTCCCAATAAAGAGTTCCTGGAGGAAAGACTGAAGGACCTGGAAAAGAAATACGAAAACAGTGAAGTCCCAAGGCCTGAAAACTGGGGAGGATATATTGCGAAACCGTATGAAATTGAATTCTGGCAGGGAAGACCCAATCGTCTTCATGACAGAATTATCTATCAACTCGAAAATTTGGATTGGAAGATTTCAAGATTAGCACCTTAA
- a CDS encoding SRPBCC domain-containing protein, with amino-acid sequence MAKHKVHYEFPMHCLSEILYEYLATAEGLSEWFADEVTEKGDDFFFSWGGGPAEKATLIRYKPEGFVRFRWEEDEGTKNFFEMTIVIDDITEDLALNITDFCEEGDEEENAMYWENLIENLRIKLGAA; translated from the coding sequence ATGGCGAAACATAAAGTCCATTACGAATTTCCAATGCACTGTTTATCAGAGATTTTATACGAATATCTGGCAACTGCAGAGGGATTGTCTGAATGGTTTGCGGATGAGGTAACAGAGAAAGGCGATGACTTCTTTTTTAGCTGGGGCGGAGGACCCGCAGAAAAGGCCACTTTGATCAGATATAAGCCTGAAGGTTTCGTGCGTTTCAGATGGGAAGAAGACGAAGGAACTAAGAATTTCTTTGAAATGACTATCGTAATAGATGATATTACAGAAGATTTAGCACTGAATATTACAGATTTCTGTGAAGAAGGTGATGAAGAGGAAAACGCAATGTATTGGGAAAATCTTATTGAAAACCTTAGAATAAAATTAGGTGCAGCATAA
- a CDS encoding aspartate aminotransferase family protein, whose product MQKDFFIYQAQTTKFAAGFEVEKAEGSYIYGTDGRKYLDFVAGVSANTLGHSHPKVVNAIKEQADKYLHVMVYGEYAQDKPIALCKLLAEATPDPLEVTYLVNSGAEAIDGSLKLAKRYTGREEIVSFKDSYHGNTHGALSVSGNEIHKREFRPLLPMVSFIEFNNENDFDKITEKTACVILETIQGAAGFLVPHHDYLIKLKRRCEEVGALLILDEIQPGFGRTGKLFSFEHFGIVPDILVMGKGMGGGVPVGAFMSSKAIMETLSHSPKLGHITTFGGNPLIAAASHATLKEVLESGLMKEVSEKEKLFRELLVHPKIKNINGKGLMLAVNLGTPEYTLDVAKKCMEKGLIVFWQLYRNEYLRISPPLTISTQEIREGCQIILDILNEN is encoded by the coding sequence ATGCAAAAAGATTTTTTTATATATCAGGCACAAACAACAAAGTTTGCCGCCGGTTTTGAAGTTGAAAAAGCGGAAGGAAGTTATATCTACGGTACCGATGGTAGAAAATATCTGGATTTTGTAGCAGGTGTTTCTGCCAATACCTTAGGACATTCACATCCTAAAGTAGTCAATGCAATCAAAGAACAAGCCGATAAATACCTTCATGTAATGGTGTATGGTGAATATGCACAGGATAAACCCATCGCGTTATGTAAATTACTCGCAGAAGCCACTCCTGATCCTTTGGAAGTTACTTATCTGGTCAACAGCGGAGCTGAAGCAATTGATGGAAGCTTAAAACTGGCAAAACGATATACCGGAAGAGAAGAAATTGTCTCCTTTAAAGATTCTTACCATGGAAATACTCATGGGGCTTTAAGTGTTTCCGGAAACGAAATCCATAAAAGAGAATTTCGCCCGCTGCTGCCAATGGTATCTTTTATAGAGTTTAATAATGAAAATGATTTCGATAAAATCACCGAGAAAACAGCTTGTGTCATTTTGGAAACTATCCAAGGGGCAGCAGGTTTTTTAGTTCCCCATCATGATTACCTGATCAAACTGAAGAGAAGGTGTGAAGAAGTTGGGGCACTGTTGATCCTTGATGAAATTCAACCCGGATTCGGAAGAACCGGAAAGCTATTTTCTTTCGAACATTTCGGAATCGTTCCCGACATCCTTGTTATGGGAAAAGGAATGGGTGGAGGAGTTCCTGTAGGAGCCTTCATGAGTTCTAAAGCGATCATGGAAACATTATCCCATTCTCCCAAACTCGGACATATTACCACCTTTGGAGGAAACCCTCTGATTGCAGCAGCCAGTCATGCTACGTTAAAAGAAGTTTTAGAAAGTGGTCTGATGAAAGAAGTTTCAGAAAAAGAGAAATTATTCAGAGAACTGTTGGTGCATCCTAAAATTAAAAATATTAATGGCAAGGGACTCATGCTTGCTGTCAATCTGGGGACTCCGGAATATACATTGGATGTCGCCAAAAAATGTATGGAGAAAGGTCTTATTGTGTTCTGGCAGCTATACAGAAACGAATATCTGAGAATTTCCCCGCCACTGACAATCTCCACTCAAGAAATCAGGGAAGGTTGTCAGATTATACTAGACATTCTGAATGAAAATTAA
- a CDS encoding aminotransferase class IV, producing the protein MLGDAVKVSFFVRNGELVMDEECYFFLMASMRKMRMNIPLTYTLEYFQSLFQKEIIEDAGIQNGIINFQVFRNNDGTTLSKSSVSYFYEVQQMNDFLDVHQRPLELDLIKEINVNNNLLSNIRVHCPENIYGGIYAQENDLDDVILLNPNKRIARTTSGNLLFLEGDVIKVPKQTEGAYISPLMENFVTFLHKNKLADIQEHEIIAFESQKAEEILMISDEKGIFSVGKIRNKTFETSRFLKLVESWKESFTS; encoded by the coding sequence ATGTTAGGTGATGCTGTGAAGGTTTCTTTCTTTGTGAGAAACGGTGAATTGGTCATGGATGAAGAATGCTATTTCTTCCTGATGGCTTCCATGAGAAAGATGAGAATGAATATTCCCTTAACCTACACCCTGGAGTATTTCCAATCTCTTTTTCAAAAAGAAATAATAGAAGATGCCGGAATCCAGAATGGAATTATCAATTTTCAGGTCTTCAGAAATAATGATGGAACAACATTATCAAAATCTTCAGTTTCTTACTTTTATGAAGTACAGCAAATGAACGACTTTCTGGATGTACATCAAAGACCGCTGGAGCTGGATCTGATTAAAGAAATTAATGTCAACAATAACCTGCTGAGCAATATCAGAGTCCATTGCCCGGAAAATATTTATGGCGGAATCTATGCTCAGGAAAATGATTTGGATGATGTTATTCTTTTAAATCCCAACAAAAGAATTGCACGCACCACTTCAGGGAATCTTCTCTTTTTAGAAGGGGATGTCATTAAGGTGCCTAAACAGACTGAAGGCGCTTACATTTCTCCTTTAATGGAAAATTTTGTTACCTTCTTACATAAAAATAAACTGGCAGACATTCAGGAGCATGAGATCATTGCTTTTGAATCTCAGAAAGCTGAAGAAATTTTAATGATTTCTGATGAGAAAGGGATCTTCTCTGTAGGTAAAATCAGAAATAAAACTTTTGAAACCTCTCGTTTCCTGAAACTGGTAGAAAGCTGGAAAGAGAGTTTTACCTCATAA